The following proteins come from a genomic window of Corynebacterium sp. P4-C1:
- the folE gene encoding GTP cyclohydrolase I FolE, with protein MRPAFDRERAEAAVRELLLAVGEDPDREGLLETPARVARAYEEVFAGLHTDPTAVLEKTFAENHEELVLVRDVPIYSTCEHHLVPFYGVAHIGYIPGEDGHVTGLSKLARLADMYAKRPQVQERLTSQIADALVDKLHAQSVIVVIECEHLCMAMRGIRKPGATTTTSAVRGGFKRNAASRAEVLSLIRG; from the coding sequence GTGCGCCCCGCATTTGATCGTGAACGCGCGGAAGCCGCCGTGCGCGAACTGCTGCTGGCGGTGGGGGAGGACCCGGACCGCGAAGGCCTGCTCGAGACGCCGGCGCGTGTGGCCCGGGCATACGAGGAAGTCTTCGCGGGGTTGCACACGGACCCGACGGCAGTGCTGGAAAAGACATTCGCCGAAAACCACGAGGAACTCGTGCTCGTGCGTGACGTGCCCATCTACTCCACCTGCGAGCACCACCTGGTGCCGTTTTACGGTGTGGCGCACATCGGGTACATCCCGGGCGAGGACGGACACGTCACCGGCCTGTCCAAGCTGGCGCGCCTGGCGGACATGTACGCCAAGCGGCCGCAGGTGCAGGAGAGGTTGACGAGCCAGATCGCGGATGCGCTCGTCGATAAGCTCCACGCGCAATCGGTGATCGTCGTGATCGAATGCGAGCACCTGTGCATGGCCATGCGCGGCATCCGCAAGCCGGGCGCGACGACCACTACGTCGGCTGTGCGCGGCGGATTCAAACGCAACGCTGCCTCCCGCGCGGAGGTCTTGAGCCTGATCAGGGGGTAG
- the folP gene encoding dihydropteroate synthase — MVTVADLTARGRTMVMGILNVTEDSFSDGGKWLDRDAAIAHAKDLVAQGADMIDVGAESTRPGATRVPAELEAERVRPVIEALHAEGIRTSVDTMRAATARVAAEAGVDMINDVSGGLADPDMYAVMADTGLPVCLMHWRTVHNAEFGDASGSADHGGDVVRDVRETLARLTDNAMAAGVEHSQIVLDPGLGFAKTAADNWALLQALPEFIAGDLPVLVGASRKRFLTEIRSNRGLEANPSLADPATAAVTAVSAHLGAWGVRVHEVDVSRDAVDVAATWRLGADYGGA, encoded by the coding sequence ATGGTCACTGTCGCAGATTTGACCGCGCGGGGCCGGACGATGGTCATGGGCATTCTCAACGTCACGGAGGACAGTTTCTCCGACGGCGGGAAATGGCTCGACCGCGACGCGGCAATCGCCCACGCGAAGGATTTGGTGGCGCAGGGCGCGGACATGATCGACGTCGGCGCGGAATCCACGCGCCCTGGTGCGACGCGCGTGCCGGCGGAACTGGAAGCCGAGCGCGTGCGCCCGGTGATCGAGGCGCTGCATGCGGAGGGAATCCGCACCTCGGTGGACACGATGCGCGCCGCGACCGCGCGCGTGGCCGCCGAGGCAGGGGTGGACATGATCAACGATGTCTCCGGCGGCCTCGCCGACCCGGACATGTACGCCGTCATGGCGGACACCGGCCTTCCGGTGTGCTTGATGCACTGGCGCACAGTGCACAACGCCGAGTTCGGCGACGCGTCCGGCTCCGCGGACCACGGCGGCGATGTCGTGCGCGATGTGCGCGAGACCCTCGCCCGGCTGACCGACAACGCAATGGCCGCCGGTGTGGAGCACTCCCAGATTGTGCTGGACCCGGGCCTCGGCTTCGCCAAGACCGCCGCCGACAACTGGGCCCTTTTGCAGGCCCTGCCCGAATTCATCGCAGGTGACCTGCCGGTTCTCGTCGGCGCGTCGCGCAAGCGCTTCCTCACGGAGATCCGCTCCAACCGCGGGCTGGAGGCCAACCCGTCGCTGGCCGACCCCGCCACGGCCGCTGTCACCGCGGTCAGCGCGCACCTCGGTGCGTGGGGCGTGCGCGTCCACGAGGTCGATGTCTCCCGCGATGCTGTCGACGTCGCCGCGACATGGCGCCTCGGCGCCGACTACGGGGGTGCCTGA
- the folB gene encoding dihydroneopterin aldolase — MADRIQLTGIRLHAGHGVLPHEAEYGQPFIVDITAWLDFADAARDDDLNKTVNYAELAHLAADTVKGARRDLVETLAAQIAEDAMARFEQLHAVEVTVHKPHAPVGLVLDDVAVTARRSRKSVAARAGGQS; from the coding sequence ATGGCCGACCGCATCCAGCTCACCGGTATTCGCCTCCACGCCGGCCACGGCGTGCTGCCGCACGAGGCGGAATACGGCCAGCCGTTCATCGTGGACATTACGGCCTGGCTCGACTTCGCCGACGCCGCGCGCGACGACGACCTGAACAAGACGGTCAATTACGCCGAGCTCGCCCACCTCGCGGCGGACACGGTGAAAGGTGCCCGCCGCGACTTGGTGGAGACACTCGCTGCGCAGATCGCCGAGGACGCCATGGCCCGCTTCGAGCAGCTCCACGCCGTGGAGGTCACGGTGCACAAACCGCATGCGCCGGTGGGCCTCGTGCTCGATGACGTCGCCGTCACGGCCCGCCGTTCCCGCAAATCCGTTGCCGCCCGTGCGGGCGGACAGAGCTAG
- the folK gene encoding 2-amino-4-hydroxy-6-hydroxymethyldihydropteridine diphosphokinase yields MRAVLSTGSNMEDSLAHLKSVEDDFAGELAAASRVYRTAPWGGVEQADFYNQILIVDVDESPHELLARCQRLERQAHRVREVRWGPRTLDVDIVALFDGTTGASITLDTPDLTVPHPRAHERAFVLVPWLEVDGNARLGEQGVDKLVAELDDEVNPL; encoded by the coding sequence ATGCGTGCCGTGCTGTCGACCGGGTCGAATATGGAGGACTCCCTCGCGCACCTGAAGTCGGTGGAAGACGATTTCGCTGGTGAGCTCGCCGCCGCCTCGCGCGTGTACCGCACTGCACCGTGGGGCGGGGTGGAGCAGGCCGACTTCTACAACCAGATCCTCATCGTCGACGTCGACGAGAGCCCCCATGAACTGCTCGCGCGCTGCCAACGTCTCGAGCGGCAGGCGCACCGCGTGCGCGAGGTCCGCTGGGGGCCGCGCACCCTGGACGTGGACATCGTCGCGCTTTTCGACGGCACCACCGGCGCCAGCATCACCCTCGACACCCCCGACTTGACCGTCCCGCACCCCCGCGCCCACGAGCGCGCCTTCGTACTGGTGCCGTGGCTCGAGGTGGATGGGAATGCGCGGTTGGGGGAGCAGGGCGTCGATAAGCTTGTTGCTGAACTCGACGACGAGGTGAACCCCCTATGA
- a CDS encoding DUF3180 domain-containing protein yields MNRTNVTALVGAAGFFAAAALILVRRFYGAWQTISPVWSVPVWAVAALCVFLTVMVRRRRKEGRVGLDRSQINPMMMANFMVIGKASAWSGAILGGIFIGLAVWVLPHLGTLAAADADLPGVVAGALGGVALGVSGVILERSCEVSPPAEGEAAG; encoded by the coding sequence ATGAACCGCACCAACGTGACCGCCCTGGTAGGCGCCGCCGGCTTCTTCGCCGCGGCCGCTCTCATTCTGGTGCGGCGCTTTTACGGCGCGTGGCAAACGATCTCCCCTGTGTGGTCGGTGCCTGTGTGGGCTGTCGCCGCCCTGTGCGTGTTCCTCACCGTCATGGTGCGCCGCCGCCGCAAGGAAGGCCGCGTGGGGCTCGACCGCTCCCAGATCAACCCGATGATGATGGCGAACTTCATGGTCATCGGCAAGGCCAGTGCCTGGTCGGGGGCGATACTCGGCGGCATTTTCATCGGGCTGGCCGTGTGGGTTCTGCCCCACCTGGGCACCCTGGCCGCGGCCGACGCGGACCTGCCGGGCGTGGTCGCCGGCGCCCTCGGCGGCGTCGCTTTGGGCGTTTCTGGTGTGATTCTTGAACGCTCCTGCGAGGTGTCGCCGCCTGCCGAAGGTGAAGCTGCGGGTTAG
- a CDS encoding DUF6779 domain-containing protein: MTAENRSRDGGNVWMIVLIALALIATVIMLFSDSAVWLQVALLAALWAAICGFLLVSRTRNDRDRARAELDAREREYRAEIETLRARSDADRYALEAARAGEGLPPAADLEVLREIRAELATLRAQLEDLSGREFGYEPAALQAEARRVKEIEARASRVAPAAQAQTAPAQPAPAQPVQPAQPAHHGQHERQAQPQQPQQPQPKPQPTPQPQARPVSHAHPRPEPVAQENPFHQQRQEPARPQQAAQHQQPGEPQRAQSTRWNAPSANEQTSRLEPVRDADEKQAINALTKQAQQETPQQSPKPQARPAAQGTSRVQGAPSSEAVAGRVGTHRAPEGRNPLTDLIRERQEELERERVERERADRERRQREEQERKRREAEQRAREEEARRAEEARRAEAEAQEQESRGRRRADENREGSLSVAELLARSKKGQ; the protein is encoded by the coding sequence ATGACTGCGGAAAATCGGTCGCGCGACGGCGGCAATGTGTGGATGATCGTCCTGATCGCTTTGGCACTCATTGCCACGGTGATCATGCTGTTCAGCGATTCCGCGGTGTGGCTGCAAGTCGCCCTCCTGGCCGCCCTGTGGGCCGCGATCTGCGGCTTCCTACTGGTTTCCCGCACCCGCAACGACCGCGACCGTGCACGCGCTGAGCTCGATGCCCGCGAGCGCGAGTACCGCGCTGAGATCGAAACTCTCCGCGCCCGCAGCGACGCCGACCGTTACGCACTCGAGGCCGCCCGCGCCGGCGAGGGTCTCCCGCCCGCAGCCGACTTGGAAGTCCTCCGCGAGATCCGCGCCGAGCTGGCCACCCTGCGTGCCCAGCTCGAGGATCTTTCCGGCCGCGAGTTCGGCTACGAGCCTGCTGCCCTCCAAGCCGAGGCCCGCCGTGTCAAGGAGATCGAGGCCCGCGCCAGCCGCGTCGCCCCGGCAGCCCAGGCCCAGACCGCTCCGGCGCAGCCTGCCCCGGCGCAGCCTGTCCAGCCCGCTCAGCCGGCGCACCACGGCCAGCACGAGCGGCAGGCGCAACCGCAGCAGCCTCAGCAGCCGCAGCCGAAACCTCAGCCCACGCCACAGCCGCAGGCCCGTCCGGTGTCCCACGCGCACCCGCGCCCGGAGCCGGTTGCGCAGGAGAACCCGTTCCACCAGCAGCGCCAGGAGCCGGCCCGTCCGCAGCAGGCCGCCCAACACCAGCAGCCGGGTGAGCCGCAGCGCGCCCAGTCCACCCGCTGGAACGCCCCGAGCGCGAACGAGCAGACCTCCCGTTTGGAACCGGTGCGCGACGCCGACGAGAAGCAGGCGATCAACGCGTTGACTAAGCAGGCCCAGCAAGAGACGCCGCAGCAGTCGCCGAAACCGCAGGCGCGGCCCGCGGCGCAGGGCACCTCGCGGGTGCAGGGTGCACCGTCCTCCGAGGCAGTCGCGGGCCGAGTGGGCACGCACCGCGCACCGGAGGGCCGCAACCCGCTGACGGACCTCATCCGCGAGCGCCAGGAGGAGCTCGAGCGCGAGCGTGTTGAGCGTGAGCGCGCCGACCGCGAGCGCCGCCAGCGTGAGGAGCAGGAGCGGAAGCGTCGTGAAGCGGAGCAGCGCGCACGCGAAGAAGAGGCACGCCGCGCAGAGGAAGCACGCCGCGCGGAAGCTGAGGCGCAGGAGCAGGAATCCCGCGGACGCCGCCGCGCGGACGAGAACCGCGAAGGTTCGTTGAGTGTCGCTGAGCTGCTTGCACGCAGCAAGAAGGGCCAGTAG
- a CDS encoding pantoate--beta-alanine ligase: MSFEPGKAVVVTDPAQLAMYGRAFRKTGKRVVLVPLGTGLHAGHIALIRAAKSLLGGVVMVTYSGNEVPEDFAREHVDVVFHGDLDTPVRVRPQLDHLEDPHAIAEAVTRTVAAVNATHATDVVVGEKDFEELVALQQVVSGLRMEVQLHSLPTVRAGNGVAMSLRNENVPEELHDAALALSAALTAGAHAAEHGPDTVLSTARGVLEAAGIAPDYLALRSLSFGEAPAVGDARLLAAATFGDVRLIDNVGVPVGVGFKNMGEQPEL; encoded by the coding sequence ATGAGTTTCGAACCTGGGAAAGCTGTCGTGGTGACGGATCCCGCGCAGCTGGCCATGTACGGCCGCGCGTTCCGCAAGACCGGTAAACGAGTCGTCCTCGTGCCGCTAGGCACGGGCCTGCACGCGGGGCACATCGCGTTGATCCGCGCCGCGAAGTCGCTGCTCGGTGGGGTGGTCATGGTGACCTACAGCGGGAATGAGGTACCGGAAGATTTCGCGCGGGAGCACGTCGACGTCGTCTTCCACGGCGACCTGGACACCCCCGTGCGCGTGAGGCCGCAGCTCGACCACCTCGAAGACCCGCACGCGATCGCGGAGGCCGTCACCCGCACTGTCGCCGCGGTGAACGCGACGCACGCCACCGACGTCGTGGTGGGGGAGAAGGACTTCGAGGAGCTCGTCGCGCTCCAGCAGGTGGTCAGCGGTTTGCGGATGGAGGTCCAGCTGCACAGCCTGCCCACCGTCCGTGCGGGCAACGGTGTCGCGATGTCGTTGCGCAACGAGAACGTGCCAGAGGAGCTTCACGACGCCGCCCTCGCCCTCTCCGCCGCTCTCACCGCCGGCGCGCACGCCGCCGAGCACGGTCCCGACACTGTGCTGTCGACCGCCCGCGGTGTCCTCGAAGCCGCCGGCATCGCGCCCGACTACCTGGCCCTGCGCTCCCTGTCCTTCGGCGAGGCGCCCGCCGTCGGTGACGCTCGCCTCCTCGCCGCCGCGACCTTCGGAGATGTGCGCCTGATCGACAACGTCGGCGTGCCCGTCGGCGTCGGTTTCAAGAACATGGGTGAGCAGCCTGAGCTTTAA
- the lysS gene encoding lysine--tRNA ligase yields the protein MTTQDLSEQQQIRRAKREKLLEQGKDAYPVEVDRTTSLRDLRAKYVVATDENPAEDADGVTVLEAGQETQDEVAVAGRIMFQRNTGKLCFATLQEGDGTQLQVMLSLAEVGEESLADWKADTDLGDIVSVRGRVIASKRGELSVMAKSWHMASKALRPLPVAFADMNEEQRVRYRYTDLIMREDARTNAQTRIKVIAALRKYLTGLDFVEVETPMLQTLHGGAAARPFQTRSNALDIDLFLRIAPELYLKRCVVGGLERVFEINRNFRNEGVDSSHSPEFTMMETYQAWGTYKEGAETIKGAVQFCAQEVFGSTTVTLADGTSYDLGGEWKVLEMYPSLNEALERKFPGQPEVTIDSTVDELKAVAATIGLKVPENAGWGHGKLVEEIWEELCSDQLYEPTFVINFPVETSPLTRDHRSKPRVTEKWDLYVRGFELATGYSELVDPVIQRERFEDQARLAADGDDEAMVLDEDFLAAMEQGMPPTAGTGMGIDRLLMALTGLGIRETVLFPMVRPEA from the coding sequence GTGACTACCCAGGACCTTTCAGAGCAGCAGCAGATCCGCCGAGCCAAGCGCGAAAAACTCCTCGAGCAGGGCAAGGACGCGTACCCGGTCGAGGTGGACCGGACGACGTCGCTGCGCGATTTACGCGCGAAGTACGTCGTCGCCACCGACGAGAACCCGGCCGAGGACGCCGACGGCGTGACCGTGCTCGAAGCCGGCCAGGAAACGCAGGACGAAGTCGCCGTCGCTGGCCGCATCATGTTCCAGCGCAACACCGGCAAGCTCTGCTTCGCCACCCTGCAGGAGGGCGACGGCACCCAATTGCAGGTCATGCTGTCCCTGGCTGAGGTCGGCGAAGAGTCCCTGGCCGACTGGAAGGCTGACACCGACCTGGGCGACATCGTCTCCGTGCGCGGACGCGTCATCGCCTCCAAGCGCGGCGAGCTGTCCGTCATGGCGAAGTCCTGGCACATGGCGTCCAAGGCGCTGCGCCCGCTGCCCGTCGCGTTCGCCGACATGAACGAAGAGCAGCGCGTTCGCTACCGCTACACCGACCTGATCATGCGCGAGGACGCCCGGACGAACGCGCAGACCCGCATCAAGGTCATCGCCGCGCTGCGCAAGTATCTCACGGGCCTGGACTTCGTCGAGGTGGAGACCCCGATGCTTCAGACCCTCCACGGCGGTGCCGCGGCGCGTCCGTTCCAGACCCGCTCCAATGCCCTCGACATCGACCTGTTCTTGCGTATCGCGCCTGAGCTGTACCTCAAGCGTTGCGTCGTCGGCGGCCTCGAGCGCGTCTTCGAGATCAACCGCAACTTCCGCAACGAGGGCGTCGACAGCTCCCACAGCCCCGAATTCACCATGATGGAGACCTACCAGGCGTGGGGCACCTACAAAGAAGGCGCTGAGACCATCAAGGGTGCTGTCCAGTTCTGCGCCCAGGAGGTCTTCGGTTCCACCACCGTCACGCTTGCCGACGGCACCTCCTACGACCTCGGCGGCGAGTGGAAAGTCCTCGAAATGTACCCGTCGTTGAATGAGGCCCTCGAGCGCAAATTCCCGGGCCAGCCCGAGGTCACCATCGACTCCACCGTCGACGAGCTCAAAGCCGTCGCCGCCACCATCGGTCTCAAGGTGCCGGAAAACGCCGGCTGGGGCCACGGCAAGCTCGTCGAGGAAATCTGGGAAGAGCTCTGCTCCGACCAGCTTTACGAGCCGACCTTCGTGATCAACTTCCCAGTCGAGACCTCCCCCCTGACCCGCGACCACCGCTCCAAGCCGCGTGTGACCGAGAAGTGGGACCTCTACGTCCGCGGCTTCGAGCTGGCTACCGGCTATTCCGAGCTGGTGGACCCTGTGATTCAGCGCGAGCGCTTCGAGGACCAGGCCCGTCTGGCCGCCGACGGCGATGACGAAGCCATGGTGCTCGACGAGGACTTCCTCGCCGCCATGGAGCAGGGCATGCCGCCCACCGCCGGCACCGGCATGGGCATCGACCGCCTGCTCATGGCGCTGACCGGCCTGGGCATCCGCGAGACCGTCCTCTTCCCGATGGTTCGCCCCGAGGCGTAG
- a CDS encoding TM2 domain-containing protein, whose product MSTSWQGNSHGQQYDKDGLPVNNSGAGSNNDYYAAFAQPQQPQQTQYSQPQYGQPQQGQVQPYNQYQQPMATPKNKIVAALLFFFLGELGIGNFYMGQTNLGITKLVLFFIGVFTFIFIIGAVILGALWIWKMVEFVMVLTGGGGYDRDANGVPLR is encoded by the coding sequence ATGAGCACCTCTTGGCAGGGCAACTCCCACGGCCAGCAATACGACAAAGACGGTCTGCCCGTGAATAACTCCGGTGCAGGCTCCAACAACGACTACTACGCGGCATTCGCTCAGCCGCAGCAGCCGCAGCAGACTCAGTACTCCCAGCCGCAGTATGGTCAGCCCCAGCAGGGCCAGGTGCAGCCGTACAACCAGTACCAGCAGCCGATGGCGACGCCGAAAAACAAGATCGTCGCCGCGTTGTTGTTCTTCTTCTTGGGTGAACTGGGAATCGGCAACTTTTATATGGGGCAGACCAACCTCGGTATCACCAAGCTGGTCCTGTTCTTCATCGGTGTTTTCACCTTCATCTTCATCATCGGCGCCGTGATTCTCGGTGCACTGTGGATCTGGAAGATGGTCGAGTTCGTCATGGTTCTCACCGGCGGCGGTGGATACGACCGAGACGCGAACGGCGTGCCGCTGCGGTAG
- the ptsP gene encoding phosphoenolpyruvate--protein phosphotransferase, with translation MSDRKVLHGIGVSSGAASGPAVLVTPAVGIDRHEPASADVEVDGQRVRDALDGVAAGLTERAAHADDASKQILEATAMLAKDRGLIKDIDKELAKGTGVTAAVHAAVEVYAKKLRKIGGYMAERVTDLYDIRDRATARLRGLPEPGVPDFTEPSVLIAHDLAPAETATLDRNKVLGIVTEAGGATSHTAILAAQLGIPAAVKVKGITESLIDATPVALDGGVGEVIIAPSASDVEELEERSRRRARALAGSSGEGATKDGRKVKLLANIGTAADAESAAAMDLEGSGLFRTEFLFLDREQAPSVEEQTETYTSVLRSFGDRRVVVRTLDAGADKPLAFADLGPEENPALGQRGVRLTQVREELMDNQLAALAAAREAVPESDLWVMAPMVATTEEARWFVDKCRAVGLPKAGIMVETPAAAIRSANVLAIADFASIGTNDLSQYTMAADRLEGDLAPLLSPWQPAVLSMIRETCRGGDATGKHIGVCGEAGGDPLMALVLVGLGVSSLSMAPSKVAAVRAALRLHDFETCKQMANYAVDAWSAKEAREAALRLADPVLRDLL, from the coding sequence ATGTCTGACAGGAAAGTTCTTCACGGGATCGGTGTTTCTTCGGGGGCGGCGTCGGGGCCGGCTGTGCTGGTGACGCCGGCGGTGGGCATCGATCGCCATGAGCCGGCGTCGGCGGATGTCGAGGTCGACGGTCAGCGCGTGCGCGACGCGCTCGACGGTGTCGCGGCCGGGCTGACGGAGCGCGCCGCCCACGCGGACGACGCCTCGAAGCAGATCCTCGAAGCCACCGCCATGCTGGCGAAGGACCGCGGCCTGATCAAAGACATCGACAAGGAGCTCGCGAAGGGCACCGGCGTCACGGCCGCCGTCCACGCCGCGGTCGAGGTCTACGCGAAGAAACTGCGCAAAATCGGCGGCTACATGGCCGAGCGCGTCACCGATCTCTACGACATCCGCGACCGCGCGACCGCACGTCTGCGCGGACTTCCGGAGCCGGGCGTGCCGGACTTCACGGAACCGTCGGTGCTGATCGCGCATGACCTCGCACCCGCTGAGACGGCGACGCTTGACCGCAACAAGGTCCTCGGCATCGTAACCGAAGCCGGCGGCGCAACGTCGCACACCGCGATCCTCGCCGCGCAGCTCGGCATTCCAGCCGCCGTCAAGGTCAAAGGAATCACCGAATCGCTTATCGACGCCACCCCCGTCGCCCTCGACGGCGGCGTCGGCGAAGTCATCATCGCGCCGTCCGCCTCGGACGTCGAGGAGCTCGAGGAACGCTCCCGTCGCCGCGCCCGCGCCCTCGCCGGATCGTCCGGTGAAGGTGCCACGAAGGACGGACGCAAGGTGAAGCTGCTGGCCAACATCGGCACCGCCGCCGACGCTGAATCCGCCGCCGCCATGGACCTGGAAGGCTCCGGCCTCTTCCGCACCGAATTCCTCTTCCTCGACCGCGAGCAGGCCCCATCGGTGGAGGAGCAGACCGAGACCTACACCTCTGTGCTGAGATCCTTCGGTGACCGCCGCGTTGTCGTCCGCACCCTCGACGCGGGTGCCGACAAGCCCCTCGCCTTCGCCGACCTCGGCCCCGAGGAGAACCCCGCACTCGGTCAGCGCGGTGTCCGCCTGACCCAGGTACGCGAGGAACTCATGGACAACCAGCTAGCCGCTCTCGCCGCCGCACGTGAGGCCGTGCCGGAATCCGACCTGTGGGTCATGGCCCCCATGGTGGCGACGACGGAGGAGGCGCGGTGGTTCGTCGATAAATGCCGGGCCGTCGGGCTGCCCAAGGCTGGCATCATGGTGGAAACCCCCGCCGCCGCCATCCGCTCCGCGAACGTGCTGGCGATCGCCGACTTCGCGTCCATCGGCACCAACGACCTGTCTCAGTACACGATGGCCGCCGACCGCCTTGAGGGCGACCTCGCCCCGCTGCTGTCCCCGTGGCAGCCCGCGGTGCTGTCCATGATCCGCGAGACCTGCCGCGGCGGCGATGCCACCGGCAAGCACATCGGTGTCTGCGGTGAGGCAGGCGGCGACCCGCTCATGGCCCTCGTCCTCGTCGGCCTCGGAGTGTCGTCCCTGTCCATGGCGCCGTCCAAGGTGGCTGCCGTGCGCGCCGCCCTCCGCCTCCACGACTTCGAGACTTGCAAACAGATGGCCAACTACGCCGTCGACGCCTGGAGCGCCAAGGAGGCACGCGAAGCCGCCCTCAGGCTCGCCGACCCGGTGCTGCGCGACCTGCTTTAG
- the argF gene encoding ornithine carbamoyltransferase — MPVSLSGRNFLKLLDFTPEEIRYLIDLSRQFKNLKLTGTPHRHLEGKNIVLLFEKTSTRTRCSFEVAGHDLGMGVTYLDPGSSQMGKKESIADTARVLGRMFDGIEYRGFGQEIVEELAANAGVPVWNGLTTEFHPTQMIADMLTIEENFPQGLRGLKLVYTGDARNNVANSLMVVCAKLGIHFVACGPKEQMPEQELIDACTSLPTAAPITLTEDVDEAVTGAHVVYTDIWVSMGEPDDIWEERIRLLEPYRVTSAVMAKAAPDAIFMHCLPSYHDTKTEIGADIAEKFGITEMEVTNEVFESAQSKVFDEAENRMHSIKAIMYATLK, encoded by the coding sequence ATGCCTGTCAGTCTGTCCGGCCGCAATTTTCTGAAGCTGCTCGATTTCACGCCCGAGGAAATCCGGTACTTGATCGACCTGTCGCGTCAATTCAAGAACCTCAAGCTCACCGGCACCCCACACCGGCACCTGGAGGGCAAGAACATCGTGCTGCTCTTCGAAAAAACGTCGACGCGCACCCGCTGCTCGTTCGAAGTCGCCGGCCACGACCTGGGCATGGGTGTCACTTACCTCGATCCCGGCTCGTCGCAGATGGGCAAGAAGGAATCCATCGCCGACACCGCCCGCGTGCTGGGCCGCATGTTCGACGGCATCGAGTACCGCGGTTTCGGCCAGGAGATCGTCGAGGAGCTCGCCGCCAACGCTGGCGTCCCCGTGTGGAACGGCCTGACCACCGAATTCCACCCCACCCAGATGATCGCCGACATGCTCACCATCGAGGAGAATTTCCCGCAAGGGCTCCGCGGCCTCAAGCTCGTCTACACGGGCGACGCGCGCAACAACGTCGCCAATTCACTTATGGTTGTGTGCGCGAAGCTCGGCATTCATTTCGTCGCTTGCGGCCCCAAGGAACAAATGCCGGAGCAAGAGCTTATCGACGCCTGCACCTCCCTCCCCACCGCCGCCCCCATCACCCTCACCGAAGATGTCGACGAAGCCGTCACCGGCGCCCACGTCGTCTACACCGACATTTGGGTTTCCATGGGCGAGCCCGACGACATTTGGGAAGAGCGCATCCGCCTCCTCGAGCCCTACCGCGTCACCTCTGCCGTTATGGCGAAGGCCGCCCCCGACGCCATCTTCATGCACTGCCTGCCCTCCTACCACGACACCAAGACGGAGATCGGCGCCGATATCGCCGAGAAATTCGGCATCACCGAGATGGAAGTCACCAATGAGGTCTTCGAGTCCGCCCAGTCCAAGGTCTTCGATGAGGCCGAGAACCGCATGCATTCCATCAAGGCGATCATGTACGCGACCCTCAAGTAG